The sequence GGCCTTGGTTGTATTCTTATGCAAAATGAAAaagttattgtttatgcttccaggtagttaaagaatcatgaaaagaactaccccacACACGACTTTGAGCTTGAAGGAATGGTGTTTGCATTAAAAATATGGCAAGCATTCTGAAGTGTTTACAGATCACAAAAGTCTCCAgtatattttcaagcaaaaagaactAAATTTGAGACAAAGAAGGTGGCTcaagctattgaaagattatgacatcaatatcctttatcacccgggcaaagctaatgtggtagcagatgcacttagtaggaagtcaatAGGTGTCTTGGCCCATCTTGGTGTACAAAGGCAATCTTTGGgtcgagaaattcaaaaactagcCAATGATGGAATTAGATTGGATGAGACCGAAGAAGGAGATAGAACTGCTTATGCCTTAGCACAATCCTCCCTTGTTgcgcatgttaaggctaagcaagatgaagatccgtacttagtgaaattaaaagaaggagtcagaaacaaagaaatcACTGCTTTCATTCTAGGAAGTGacagagttttgaagttgaatgatcggttatgtgtgcctgatgtagatggtcttaggaaggccataatggaggaagctcacagttcgaggtactctattcacccaggtgctaccaaaatgtatctagatttgaaagagttatattggtggaaaggcatgaagaaacaagtagcagatcatgtggctaaatgtttaaattgccagcaagtcaaagccgagcatcagaggcctggtggcctagctcaagacatagagataccacagtggaagtgggagatgattaatatggattttgtagtaggtCTACCTCGAACATACCGTAAacatgattcaatttgggttattgtaAACCAACTGACAAAGTCCACACATTTCCTACCAGTAAAGACGACAGACTCCGCAGAGCAGTATGCGTAGTTGTACATAAAAAAATAGTCTGAttgcatggtactccagtttcaatcatatctgacagaggccctcagttcacgaCACAtttttggaaggcatttcagaaaagattaggtaccaaggtcaatttaagcaccgcatttcatccacagaccgatggccAGGCAGAAAGGACCATTCAGACTCTCCAAGATATGCTGCGTgcgtgtgttatagattttggaggtaattgggatgatcacttgccacttatagaatttgcttacaataacagctatcaggccagcattggtatggctccttatgaagcgttgtatgggcggagatgtaggtctccagtgggttggtttgaaccagcaGAGGTGCCATTGATTGGTCCAAAATTTGTTTGTGAGGCCTTGGAGAAAGTTCATCTAATTAGAGAAAGACTTAAAGTGGCTtagagtcgtcaaaagtcttatTCTGATAAGAGGCATCGTGAGTTAGAGTTCATGGTTGATGATAAggtgtttctgaaagtttcaccaatataaggagttatgagatttggtaagaaagggaaacttaGCCCTAGATTTATCGGACCTTATGAAATTCTAGAAAGGAAAGGAAACGTGGCTTATAAGCCAGCGCTACCAGTTGAGTTATCCTTTGTTCATgttgtctttcatgtgtctatgcttagaaagTACATTCATGTTGAGTCGCATAAAATACCTGCCGAtaccatagaaattaaagaaggttTGACTTATAAAGAGGTACCTATAGAAATTCTCGATAGACAAGTAAGgaagttgagaacaaaagatataGCATCGGTAAAATttttgtggagtaatcatgattcaaaagaagctacgtgggaggtcgaggaagatatgaggaagaagtatccttatttatttgagtaaCAAGGTATGTAAACCTAGGTTTGGCTTGacatttatatttcatttaataaATACAAGTTAACAAGTGTTTATGTCCTTCCTAGATTATATTTAGTTGTTGTAGTGATTTAGTTTATGCCAGagtatatttaattcattaaagtaatttttatatttaattcattaaagtgATTTACTTTTGCGAAAGTGTTGTGCTTTAGATTCTTGTTAGTTATTGTGGTACCTCCTTGCCGGAGTGTGAGTAATTAATTAATGAGTTGTgtatggtgcctatgaatggcttgttatggtatatttggttgttgGTGGTGTAGTTGTGGTATTTGTGACAGGGATAGtttttggatagtccaatttacaagggaaactctgccaaattttttgaaatttagggagttagccaaaattttgagTCCCTTGGAAAAGTGAGTAGTGGTAGGAAAACTTAAGAGGTTCAAGAACCTAAAGAATGATTGTTAGCTTAAGAATAAGGCCCTagaaacattcgaggacgaatgtttttaaggagggagattgtaacactcctcaaatttataaaagtttcaagataCGCTAATTATAGAactgaattattattattactattattttatcTTGCCTatagtgaaatatatatatatatatatatatatatatatatatatatatatatatatatatatatatatatatgcgtgtgtgtgtgtgtgtatacacttaaataattggatatacaattaggggaatattaataattttaatatcagTAATATTTAAAAGTgggtatcattaattattagttaaggcaaaacaaaacaaaaagaaaaaaataataaaacaaaacaaaaaaaggctTAAAGCCTTGGAAAGGGTAAGAAACGTGTGTCATTCAAAAAGCAAAGGCTTAAAGCCTTAAAGCAATACAGAACTAATGTTCTGTTTATTCACGCCAGGCATAGAAAACGTTTAAAGCCTTACGAACAGAGGCAGCCAGGAATTGCTCACGCATGAAAAAATTCTACGGTTCATTATAACTCACTTattcttgaactcaggtatataaaatttcctattgtcaattatcctaaagtagtaataggtaagaattgaatggttaattcccttcttcctctatatcaacagtaaatttcatgtttaggtgtgaaactttaaaattgattaaaatgcactggttgttgtagaatcgattgtttgacGGGTATAAATTGGACTGGGGTCTACGTATTGGCTCaaggagttttgaggtgagttgatataaccctttactaaagtgatttaactcacaaaagcacgcacACAAGGTATTTGATGAATTGCATAAAAGAGTTAATATATACTTAATTGGAGTAGTAAGTgcctattagcttagaattattttctagctaaagtttagatgattatttGGATTTATGTgcataaattttagatttttatgttattcttatatgccatcttcatgttgaaaattcatgaaggatCAAGAATCTTTATAAatacttttgaatgtttattCCATTCTTATGCCATGCCTTACATTTAAGGATACCAATGTGAGTATGTATAAAAGATTTAGACTTacaaagtcacaagaagaagttttcgaaagaaaagatttttcggagtatcctttattctgagaagggaTCATCGTCCAGGCctagggtcctgaccaaggcgttgacttcctgaaactacttgtgccaaagtagggagcacacgagctgagggtctcgttgctgagaatttacttagccatgctaaggtatgagACATGAGCACTGAGAACCATAAAGCGAGtgacacctcgtggattgggcctattcgagcAGGTTGGGATtgaacccgtgccgatcacacggtgactgagacagaattaagtcaggatagttggaactcccaaagtataaagtgaagtatatttttttaagaaagaaaaagaaaagaatttcttttagaatattcaaaaactgctattatgcaattatttagaattattcttataagctttatgttttacatgcatttagaacctttgctcataatgtatatgttattaaagtttcgccccctgttgttgagactcacttGAGTAAAATGGATGGTACTGAcattctcttttgggaacctacgttggtctgcggtacaacgtagtaaccggatttgcaggcgagaaggctacgagttaggacttccttcccttccattgctattggtgagctccgcttttgttcgtggagtattccttagagtcatttttatttagctatttctttgtttacttagagaactggccaggaatctcatgtcctgagcagtgcgtcagtttatcagtagaggcttcatagacatagtcgttggtttaagattcagatgtttttgataataacttagcagtatttcattggttactatgaataaagttttggagttgatttatgtaaatgtttaaattaatcaaaagtatttggttagagtattaccttgttgcatataaagtttggagttataatagatttgataagcagagatagttcgctcggtcatgtttaaTAATCAAGTGTCGGTCCcagcttgttcagaaaatgggtcgtgacatgcaGCGTCGACGTCGATatcagaaaatgaaaaagaatcaAGCTTTAACAGAATTCTGTTTTCTGGTGAAGCAGCCTAGGAATGTACTGTTTGATAGGCAGTGGAATTTAGTGGATATGGGCTCAGCTGCTGTGGTTGTTGCTATGCATTTTCTCTATCAATTTGCATCCTTTTAACTTTAATTAGGCTGCTATTGGAATTGCATTTGGCTTATACATAGACTTTTGGGTATTACTCTTTCTTTTCACAGAAACTTGTCTCATAGAAGTTTCAAAATTCCCAAATAGTTAGAATACATTTTTACCTATACATAAAGGCATAACAacgcaaaagaaaataataatctATATAGATTTGAACTGCAACATATATCAGTAACATGATtcacaattaaaatatttatgatACACAACTAAATCCCTCAACCCCCACGCCAACTGTTACTTTTTTACCACCAAATCTTTTAACGGTACTCTCCTACTAAATAACAAAAAgacaaatccctaattttttttattttccttataCCAGATTATACTCATCGTCTCCAAACTCTTCAACCAACCAAACATCCATTCTATTTTCTCTAGAAGTTCAAGCATTAGTACATCCAAGGAAGGCGTGTATTTTGTTTAAACTATCTTACAAAACATAACACATAAGCAAATTCGTTCACTATACCCCATTTAATTCCAATTCCAATTTCATCACCAGGTTAGTTCACTTTAGATTTGCTCCTCCAATATTCATATCTTCtatatatcatattatttttTCATGAATATTTccttttacatgttattttgatatattttactCTTCCAAAATTTTATAGCAGATTAAATGGAATTGGTATCTGCTACTGGTAAGGAATTTAGTGCGTCAGTGAATATTCCGTTAGAGATTACCCTACTACAGCAGCTTTTGCCAGTTTTAGCTCGGCAAGAAAGGatgttaaaaataaaattgaagagATTTTCATCAACAATACAATGTAACCGAAAGAACGAGGAATTAAGTGTAATCAGAAATTGTAGATTCAAGTTTGCGAGACTAAAGCGAAAAGTTTCATTAGTTGAAAAGAAGTACAAGTATCACCCAAGAAAGAAAATAGTTCTGTTTCTATACTTGGtgagaaaattcacaaaatttaTGAAGTTAATCAACTTCGAAGGGAGACATGTGCTGCCTCAAAAAAAATGGTATGTTGTTCTTTACCAAGCTTTATTCCTTAACAATAGTGCCAAATTTGTTACTTTCAATTTTTGTTGAtgtgagaaaatagaaaaatcgCATCACAATCTAAGTATAGCATGCTTATATTGATATCACAAAATTTAAACTTGACAGGTCATTatgcaacaacttggaattttgCCCCCCCTACGTACACATGCCAATATTGTGGTGCTATTTTATGGTATGAAGAACGAACAAGAAAAACTACACAGACATCACACCCTAAATTCTTATTGTATTGTTCGGAAGGCTGTGTACGGCTACCGTTACTGACTGAACCACCACCCTATCTCAAATATCTTTTGGGAACAGATTCTGGACAACTAGGTATCAACTTTCGAAAAAATATCAGGGCTTATAACTCGATGTTCGCATTCACATCTATAGGGGGCGAATTGATGGATCTATTAATCGTTCGAAGGGGCCGTATGTTTTCAGGATGAGCGGTCAGAATTACCATCACATAGGCTCTTTGCTACCAGAAATTGGGAAGAAGCCACAGTTTGCTCAGCTTTATATATACGACACTGAAAATGAGATAAGTAACAGAATGAGTTGGCTGTTGCAAGAAGATATTGATCCCAAGGTTGTTCATGAATTATCTCAAATGTTAGATGAGCATAACATTTTGGTAAAAACATTTAGGATGGCTAGGGATAGATATAGAGAGCATCCAGAATCTGTGTTCCATCTACAGCTACTATCTGATAGGACAAGAGATGGTCAACAATACAATATACCCACAGCCTCTGAAGTTGCAGGATTAATCGTTGGTGATCTTACTGAAGAAAACTTCAAACGAGATGTTATTGTAGAACATCGGAAAAAGGGACTTCAAAGAATCACAGATTTACACCCAAGTTTCATGTCTATGACATACCCATTAATACACCCATATGGCGAAGACGGATATAGACTAGGAATCTTTTGGCAGACGTAAACAACAGAAATTCCAAGCGAGAAAAATTAACAATGAGACAATTCTATTGTTTCAGGATACAATAAAGACTTAATGAGGGACAAACTCTTCTACTAGCAGGCAGACAATTGCAGCAGTATATCGTTGACGGTTACATGCATGGCAATAGAAGAAGAAAGATTCCGCTATATccgaaataataaaaaaaaactcagAGTTGATCTTTCTGCTGGATTAATGGATGTTGTTCTTAGAGGTGATTTTGATTGTTCAATGGTAGAAAAAACTATTATAGTACCTTCATCACACGCTGGGGGACCCCGATATAGGGCACAAAATTATCAAGATGCCATGGCAATTTGTAGGTGGGCTGGATATCTGGATTTTTTCCTTACTTTCACTTGCAACCCAAAGTGGCCAGAAATAAATGAAATGCTCCGCTTAAGTAACCAAGAGGGCGATGATAGTCGAGTTGACATCATATGCagagtttttcaaataaaattgtTCCAGCTAATGCAAGATTTGAAAAAGCAACAACCCTTTGGGAAAATAATCGCCTGTAAGTTCCTCCTCATTACATACTCATTGCAGGCATCACTCATCTATCAATAAATTAGCACGAAATGAGTATTAGTAATATGTCTTTTTTGCAGTTAAATCTGTATCATgaaaacaaattttattttatcctAAAGGATTTATGTTTTTAGACATTTCATTATGATTAAACCTCCCCTTGCATATATCATATCAATGAGAACCAAAATTCTGATGTTACATATAAAATGTTatcaaaaatatatttcaatCGTAAAATTTAAGTCGTTAAatgaaaagtgatttttttttttataatgaaTGAATATTGATCCTATTAAATCTGACgagttatgtattttttttagaaGCCAATAGCACTGTTGATTCATCTTGACATTGTTAACAATAATTCTTCACTCCAAATATATGACATATATTCTTCTTTGGGAAAATAATTGGAAAAGGCAAAGATTAAAATATATGTAATAccctaaaagaaaagaaaaaaagaaacatgACCATATCTTTtccagaaaatccaaaaaaatggaTATGAAATTTGTGTAAATTTAGTAACTTAAGATTCTTGTTGTTAAaggatttatttgttttttttttatgtgCAAAATAATTTTGATAATTAAGAAAGTGATTGTCACATATTagcaaattaattaattttattaaagcaACTTAGAACAATATGTCGATCTGGTAAATAAagtaaaatgaaaataaataaataacaaacaATTCAATAATTTGGTAACATCATAAAAGTAAGAGCAAATGGCGAATATATTAATGTGAAACAACAATACATCAAATGTTGCTATCTGGTGAAAGAACAAACAAAAGGTGGAACTACTAATTGCCATATAAATGTACAATTAATGTTGAAGGAACTAAAAAATTTCCTACCACTCCAAGTTAGTTCTTGAAATCCAACATCATAcatttgaaataatatttttgtactttaatGCAGGATAGTTATTTGAATTTAAAGGGCAAA is a genomic window of Nicotiana tabacum cultivar K326 chromosome 16, ASM71507v2, whole genome shotgun sequence containing:
- the LOC142170407 gene encoding uncharacterized protein LOC142170407, whose protein sequence is MSGQNYHHIGSLLPEIGKKPQFAQLYIYDTENEISNRMSWLLQEDIDPKVVHELSQMLDEHNILVKTFRMARDRYREHPESVFHLQLLSDRTRDGQQYNIPTASEVAGLIVGDLTEENFKRDVIVEHRKKGLQRITDLHPSFMSMTYPLIHPYGEDGYRLGIFWQT